TGATCGAGAACCGGGGCTTTGGCGCGCGCATCGAAGACGTCAACGCCGTGGAGGCGTACCTGGGCTCGATGCCGGGCAACACGGCGGCCAACGTGCGCCGGCCGCTCGTTCACACGCTCAACCTCGCGCACCTGCTGCCCTTCACCTCGGTCTGGAGCGGGCAGGAGCGCAACCCCTGTCCGTTCTATCCGCCGGCAAGCCCCGCGCTCCTGTGGGCCAGGACGGACGGCGCAACACCCTTTCGGCTCACCCTGCACGCGGGCGACCTCGGGCACACAGCGATCCTGGGGCCGACCGGATCGGGCAAGTCGACGCTGCTCGCACTCCTTGCCGCGCAGCACTTCCGCTACCCAAAGGCACAGGTATTCGCGTTCGACAAAGGCTACTCGATGCTGCCGCTTTGCTGGGCCTCGGGCGGGGAGCACTACGACATCGCGGGCGAATCGGGGGATCTGGCGTTTTGTCCGCTGGGGCGGGTCGACGAGCCCGCCGAGCAAGTCTGGGCGGCCGACTGGATCGAGCAGCTCTGCGCGATGCAGGGCGTGAGCGTCACGCCCCGCCAGCGCAAGGAGATCTACCGCGCCGTGGTGCATCTCGGGCAGTCGACCGAGCGCATGGCGAGCCGCACGATGACCAACTTCCTCGTGCTGCTGCAGGACCAGGGCCTGCGCGAATCGCTCCAGCCCTACAGCCTGCGCGGCATGGCGGGAAACCTGCTCGATGCCGAGACCGACAGCCTGGGCAAGAACGTCTTTCAGGTGTTCGAGATGGAGCACCTCATGAACAAGGGCGAGAAGCTCGTCCTGCCCGTTCTTGCCTACCTGTTCCACCGCATCGAGCAGCGGTTCCGCGGCGAGCCGACGCTCCTCATCCTCGACGAGGCCTGGATCATGCTGGGCCACCCCGCCTTCAAGGCCAAGATCCGGGAGTGGTTGAAGGTCCTGCGCAAGGCCAACGTCGCGGTGGTGTTCGCGACCCAATCGCTCACCGACCTCACCCGCTCCGGGATCGCGGATGTGATCTTCGAGTCCTGCCCGGCCAAGATCTTCCTGCCCAACCCGGAGGCGCAGACCGAGAACATCCGGCCGCTCTACGGCAACGTGGGCTTGAACGCCCGGCAGATCGAGATCGTGGCCATGGCCACGCCCAAGCGCCAGTACTACGTCGCGCATCCGGAAGGCCGGCGGCTCTTCGATCTGGGTCTGAGCGCCGCCGAGCTCGCCTTCGTCGGGGCAAGCGGCAAGGAAGACATCGCCCGCATTCGCGGTTTGCGGCAGGCGCTGGGCGATGCGTGGCCCGCCCAGTGGCTGCGCGAGCGCGGTCAGCACCAGGCCGCACAACTTTGGGAGTCCTATCGATGAAGAAGCACACGTTTGCAATTTTGACCGCCGGACTGTTCGGCGGGGTCGCCGTAACCCCCGCCCATGCCGGTGGCGGCGGTATGGGCGCGATCCTGGGTGCCACCTTTCCGGAGCAGATCATCCAGGAGGTGACGCTGGGCAACCAGTACGCGCAGGAAGCCACGCAGACCGCCCAACAGATCCAGATGCTCTACAACCAGACGCGCAACCTGCAGAGCATCCCGATGATGATGTGGCCCAGCATCAGCGGGCAGCTCATGAATCTCGTCAACGTGATCGGCAATGCGCAGGGCCTCTCCTACGCGACGGCCAACACCGCGGCCGCGGTGCAGGCGCAGTTCGGAACGCCCAGCGGGCTGCTGCCCAACTATGGGGCGAGCCTCCAGCAGTGGACGTCGAACTTCGACAACCAGATCGCCGGGGTGCTGCAGACCTATCACCTGAACTCGAACCAGTTCCAGAACACGCAGATGACGATGTCCATGATCGAGCAGATGGGGCAGTCGGCCACCGGCCGGCTGCAGGCGATCCAGGCCGGCAACCAGCTCGCCGGCATTGCCGCCAACCAGGTCCAGAGCCTGCAGAGCGATATCGAGGCGGGCAACCAGGCCGAGCTCAACTTCATGGCGATGCAGGCGCATTCCATGGTCGACCAGTCCAACACGGTCACCCCGGCCCTCAACGCGCCGTTTGCCCCGGGCGCATTCTGAAGGTGCAGACCATGTCCGATGAGAAAGCCGCCGTGGTGCGCCGGGGGCATTTCGCGGCGCCGGCCGTATTGGTCCTGGCGCTCCTTCTGGCGCCGATGGCTGCGCACGCGCAACTCGCGCCCGTGGCGACCAGCAGCAGCGGGTTTCTCGACCAGGTCGCAAACCAGTTCCAGGGCGCCACGACGACGTGGATGAGCGCCGCGCAGAGCTACGCCTTCAAGATCTTCGTTTCCCTGGGGGCGCTGGATCTCGCGTGGTGGGCGATCAAGCAGGTGCTCAAGAAAAACGACCTCGGCGACTTCCTCGCGGGCGCGGCCCTCAAGGTCGCGTCGCTGGGGTTTTTCTACACCCTGCTCACCTTCGCGCCGACCTGGATGCCGCTCATTCCGCAGAGCTTCATGCAGATCGGGCAGCAGATCGGAGGCGGCGGCGCGGCGGGCATGACGCCGTCCGGGGTGATGAACATGGCCTTCGGCGTGGTCGACACCATGTATCAGGTCTACAACAATGCTCCGAGCGGGCTCTACCACATCAGCAGCAACATCTTCCTGGCGATCGTGATCGCGGCGACCGCGCTCCTTGCCCTGGTCGGGTTCGGGCTCGTGGCGCTGCAGCTTCTCATGACGCTGGTGGAGATGTACCTCGTCGGCGGCGCGGGCCTGGTGATGCTGGGCTTCACCGGCTCGGGGCTGACCAGCAGCTTTGGAGAGAAATACATCGGGTATCTCGTGAGCGTGGGCGTGAAACTGCTGACGATCTACGCGATCATCGGGCTGGGGCAGGGGCTCGTTACCAACGAAACGCACTACCTGGTGCAGTATGCCCAATGCACCGGATCGAATTGCGCGATTCATCCGATCGACCTTCTGAGCGTCGGGACCTCGATGCTGATGTACGGCGTCCTCGGCATCCAGGTTCCGGGCTTGGCCGGGAGCATGTTGAACGGCTCGCCCAGCATGACGCTGGGCAACGTGGCGGGCGGGGCGGCCGCGCTCGCGGCGCCGGCTGCGGCGGGCGTCATGGCCGCGGGGGCGGCCGGAGCGGTCGCAGTGGGCGGATATGCCAAAGCGATGCAGGGGCTCGAGAATCTGGCTGCTCGGGTTGGCGCCGGGGCGGTGGGGAGCGCAAGTCCCGCCGGCGGGATCGGCGGCACGGACAAACTCGCTCAGTTGGGTGCGATCACCGGATCGGCGGGCCGGGCCGGCCCTGCGGGCGCCATTGGTGGTAGCCAGATCGGGATGTCGGGTGCCCGGCAGGCGGTTGGGGGCGTTGCAGGAGGATTGGGCAGCGCTTCCGGGGCGGTTTCCCGTGCTGCGCAGGCGACGGCAGCGATGGCGGAGCGGCGGGGTGCGGCACAGGAGGGAGCGCCGAACCGGCAACTTGCGCAGGGACGCGCAACCCAATCTCAGTCCGGCTCCACCCGATCCGGCGCCGCTGGGCCGGTTGCTGCCAACGGCGCGGTCGACGCCCTGGGCGCGGCGGATTCCGCCGCCGCGGCCAAGGACTTCGCAGGCAGGGACCCGGCTGATTTGCTCAAAGGCGCAGCCGGCGCGATGAAGGATTCGGCAGGCAAGCTGCACGACTTCGCCAAACACGATCTCAACCGCTACGAGGGCTCGGGCGGCGCAGGCATCCAGATCCGGCTTGGGCATCACGAGGGGCATTGAGATGCGCAACCCCCGCCGGGATGCGGTGCTCGATGCGCTGCGCGCGGAGTTCGACCGGGCGCTGCGCGCCGACCGCGCGGCACTACTGATCGCCGGGCAGCAGCTCGTCAATGCTGTGTGGTTCGCGGCGTTGTGGACGCGGGGATTCAAACCGGTGGTGGCCACAGTGATCTGGGCAGCGTTCTTCCTGGTCTGTCTCGCATGGGCCGTGCGGATCGAGCGCGGGCGACGCTGATTCCGCGATGCGCGCGGCCGCTCGCTTCCTTCTTCGCCGGGCAGGACTCGCAGCGCTGCGCGTGCAGGTCGCATACCGCGCAGCCAGCATCGAGCGCCTGCGCGCCGGGCCCGTGATCGTCTGCGCCAATCACGTGAGCCTCCTCGACGGCGTGATCGTCGCGCTCGCGAGCCCCGTGCCGCTCGTCTTCGGCGTCGAACCGGATTTCTCGCGCCGCTCGCCACTCGCCCGCTGCGGCATGGTGGCGCTCGCCGCGCTCGGCTTCGGCCGTGTCGTCCCGATCGACGCCGGATCGCCCTTCGGCCTGCGCGCCTTGCGCAACGCGCTCGATCGGGGCCAGCCGGTCATGCTGTTCCCCGAAGGACGGATCAGCGACACCGGCCGGCCGTTGCCGGAGCAACCCGGTGTCGCCTGGCTTGCCGCGCGCTGCCGCGCGCCCGTGCTTCGCGTGCGCATTCGCGGCGCCGAGCGCAGCAAGTTCTTCGCCAAGGCGGGCTCCGCCTGGTGGCCGCGCATCGAAATGGAGTTTTGAGGGCTATGTGCAATTTGAGGTTGGTTGCGGCCCGGAGAAGCCGAAGCGGGTAACCTCCGCTTTGTGCAAAATACGGTCGCCAAAAAGCTTTCGGTTTGGCATACCCGTTCGTGCAACTGGGGTTGGACCGCGAAATGCCGGAGCCGTGGGCGAATGGCATCGACTGCATCCGGAATCGCTCCGAAAATTGCCGCAACGCGCCCGTCCGACGGCACGGCGGCCGTAGCCTGCAATCGGAGTGCTGCGGTCATTTCGCGCTGCAGCCGGCCCGCGACTGCTCATGACCCAATCCGGCTGTTCAATGCAGCGTTGGTTCGACGGCGGGTATCCGAGTGAAGCGGTCGCCCCGCGCGGATGCCAAGGGGCGGCAAGTCGGCCTGAACGGACATGGGCGCCGACGGGCTTTGGGGTGGCAATGCGGCGGCAAGCTGCCGCTGAGGGGCCGGGTGATCATGGCCCGATCCGCTCGCGATGTATCCGTGGTACCGCGTGTCAGATTCCTGATGCCCATTGCTGAGGCCAAAGGGCGATCGCGTACTGCCCGAGTTGCTGCCGGTTTTGCCACGAGTTCCTGCTCCGCAGCGGCGTCCGCTCTGTGCGCGAGGCCTTCTTCGCCGCGCGCAGCGTTACCGACATCGACGATCTCAACGCCCAGGTGGGAGCGTTCATCCCGTTGCTTACGGTTCAGGGTGGTGGGACGGCTCACCAAAACGGGCGACACGGCCAACGCGAGGGGCGCCGGTCAAACGACGGGCGGAGTCCCGATCCAGTCACAGAGGCTGCGACAATTTGTCGCACCTCGCGTCCCAGTCGTCCTCGATACCATTCGCACATGGAAGTCTCGGCTATCGACCGTTTGCGCGCTGCTGCACTGGGAGTCTTCGCCGAGCTCCTGCCTCTGCCTGCCGCGCAACCGCTGTTGGGTCCTACGTCCGGCGTGGCAAGGCCCTTATAGGAAATGACGAGCCATGCGTGATCCGTTAGCGCTTGCGAGCCTGGCTCCGCTTTTATGCGCCGCGTCGGTCGCGCAGGCACACGCCATGTTGGACCACGCGAGTCCTCGCGTCGGCAGCACGATTGCCGGTGCACCGGCAGAACTGTCGCTGTGGTTCACACAGGAGGTCGAACCGGTTTTCAGCAAGATCGAGGTCCGCGATGCAAACGGCTCGCGTGTCGATGAGGGCGATGTGCGCGCGGATGCTTCGGATCCGACGGAACTGCACATCGCGTTGAAGCCGCTGCCGCGGGGCACCTACGAGGTCCGTTGGCAGGTTCTGTCCGTCGATACGCACACGACCGAGGGACGCTTCCGCTTCAGCGTGGACAAGTAGCGCCGGGAACGGCTTGGAAGCGGAACGTGCCAGAGTCGATGCTGAATTTCCCGCTGATCGGCGCGCGCGCCGTCCACTTCGCGTCGACGATCTCGTTGGCGGGTATCGTCATTTTCTTGCTATTCGTCGGTGAGCCTGCCCTTCGCCTCAGCTCCAACCGGGAGGCGCCGGGTGCCGCCGCGTTTCGCGGGCGTTTATCGCGAATTGCTTGTTTCAGCCTCGCCATCAGCGTCCTTTCCGGTGCGGCTTGGCTTTGGCTTTTGGCCGCCGAGATCACGGGATCTTCGCTGATCCGCGTGATCTCCGATGGCACCGTGGCGACCTTGCTGACTCGTACCCGGTTCGGACACGATTGGGAGGCGCGCCTGGTAATGGCCGGCTTGCTGGCTGCCGCGCTGACTCGGTTCCGGCGTGAAACGGGGTGGTCTTTGCCGCAAGCAGTGTTCGCAACGGCGCTGGCCGTACTTTTCCTGGGCTCGTTGGTGTGGTCTGGGCACGGCGGCGCGACACCGGGGGTGCGGGGCGACGTGCATATCGCCGCCGACATGCTGCACCTCGTCTCCGCGGGGGCATGGGTCGGCGGATTGCTGCCGCTCGCGCTTTTTTTCTCGGCGGCGCTGCGAACACCGGGCCAGGACTGGGCGATTATTGCGCGCGATGCCACGATGCGATTTTCGACGCTCGGTGTCGCGTCCGTCGGCACGCTGGTCATCACCGGCCTATTCAACACCTGGGTTCTGGTCGGCACAATGCCGCGGCTTCTTGGCACCCTTTATGGACGACTGCTACTGCTCAAGGTGGCGGCGTTCCTGGTCATGCTCGCGCTCGCCGCATTCAACCGCATGTACTTGACGCCACGCCTTATCGAGGCCAATCAGAGCGGGCAGCGCCGCGGCGTGGAAGCCCTGCGCCAGCTTAGGCGCCATAGTCTGATCGAGATGGGCCTGGGCCTCGCGGTCCTGGTCCTCGTCGGTGCGCTCGGAACCATATCCCCGATGCAGGTCATGGACAGCTCATAGCGGCCTCCGTTTGATACTGGATGGGTCGTGGCTGCCCTGCCTCGGAAAGGAAAGGACTCTGCGATGAAGGTACGAATCCTGGTCATTGCTGCCACCACTCGGAAATGGGCCGGCCGATACCGCCCGGGAACAGATCGTCGAGGTAGAAGTGAAGCTGCGCCACCCACCCCAACCCGTGTCCCGTCGTCCTGGTCGCCGGAACGACCGCTTCCATGCCGACCTGGAACGTCTGGCCGCTCCAGATGATCCCGGGTTGAATCGTCCCGATCGCTTGGCTGCTCGGAACGTGATTGATCGGGGCCGTGTATGCAACCTCGACAAGCGGAATGATCTGGCTGAACGGTCGGTGCAATCCGACGTCCCTCACGCAGCATTCGAGATACGGCAGGCTGTACTCGAGGGCGAATCCGTAATTGACGCTGTCCGGGTTCGGCATGCCGGCGCTCTCGGCTCTGGTCGGGAAACTGAAGCCGAGGTTGCCCGTAACGGCAAACGGGCGCAGGTACCAGACGGAATCGGGCAGGTCGCCGAAGCCCTTCCCGAAGTCGAATACCGGGGACAGCGTCGTGAAATCGGGCGCTCCCAACGCTTGGACGCGGCCGGTGTTCGCCCATGTCGCATTGAGGCCGACGAGAGCGATGCTTTCCCGCGGTTCGTCGACGAAGAACTGGTATTGCACGCCCGTCTGCAGCGCGCCCCATCCCTTGGCGACCGCTCCGCCTTCGGGGAGCACGCGCTCCCACTGCTCGCCAATCGTCATGCCGAGATCGGGCGTGATCCGCTTCGACAAGTCGAAACCAAGGTCGGTTTCCCGCGACCCATCCGCGGCCGGGGGGTTGCCGGTAACCGTCGGCAACGACATTTCGTCGGCAACGAACGGGTCGTCGGTCAGGATCGTTGCCGGGAAAAAGCGTTGGCCGGCAAATCCGTGCGCGAACGCCGGGAGTACCAGTACCGGGGAAACGACGGCGATCATGGCAAGCGCGCTTGCGCACCAACGGTTTTGCTTCATGGTGGCATCCCATTCAGCGGCGATGTCCCGCAGGCTCGCGGTAGGTCAACTGCGCGAAGGCCATGCAGAGGAACGGATCGATGCGGCGGAAGGTTCGGACGTTGGCATCGCCCTGGTATTTCTCGACCAACACGCCGAAGGTCTTCCACGGCGCGAATTCCATGATCTGGGCGAACACGAGTTTGCCGGCATACATCGTCGGGCGCTCTGGAACAAAACTCGGAAGCGTGCCGCCGAAGCAATTCGCCGTTCAAGTCGTGGACACCCCAAAATGCGTTTTTCTGCGTTTTTCTCTTTTCCGATCCACTGGTCACGATGTCTATAACCGAAAACTTTCGGACAGCCCTGATTCGGGTTAAAAAAATTGCGGCGCAGCCCCCGGCGTTCTCCCATCGAGGCGGCAACGTTTTGCCGTCGGCTGCGACAATTGTTCCGATCATTCGGACGGGGCGATCCTGCTGATGACATAGTTCCCGCTCGGTGCTTTCGCCAAGTCGAAATCCACCACGTCGCCCGCCTTGAAACCCTTAAGCAGTGACTTATCCGCCACGCGGAAGCCCATGGTCATGCCGGGCCAGTGGAGGGCCTGGATGGGGCCGTGCGTGATATTGACCGTCCCCGCCTCGGCATCGATTCGGTTGATCTTGCCGTGGGCCATGAACGACTGGCCGGCGGGATCCCGATGCGCTTTATTGCCGGTCTCGTGGGCATCGCCCATGCCGGGCATGTTGTCCATGGCCGCATGGGCCGGCAGTGCCAGCGCACCGGCCAGGAGAATCGCGAGTTGCATGTGTTTCATGAAAGTCCTTTCATCAAAATCAACAAATTCCCGTGGCGCGGCAGCGCGACGCCACAACGCGTGGCGGGGCCAAACAACACTATTCCCTCCGATGGCGAGCCCCCTTTCTCGGCCGTGAGACCATAGCTGCTCATCGCCAGCTTCTCCCCACTGGCTGCGCCATGCCTACGCCCGCCACATTTCGTTTGGGCGATGGGCAGTTTCTGCGCGCTGCATCCCAAGGCGTTCGATCCCGATCTTCTTCTTCTGCAGCAGTTTCCCACGCCGCACACCCTGGATACCGTGATCCATGCGGTACGGGCGCCGAGGTTTCGCGCAGACGATTCGCTCTGCGTCAAAGCCGTGCCGCGGTGAGCGCATCGACGTCGGCGGCGCGTCGGGCGGCGTCGAGGCGCAAGTCCAGGATCGTCTCCTGCGCCTGGATGTGCAGCCGTTCGATCCGTACCGGCTCGTCGCTCGGCGCCTCGTCCTGCGCAACGTCGGTGTGGGCGAAGGCGGCCATGCGCCGCAGACGGGGAAGCAGTTCGGTTTCATAGAGACCGATCCGGCGCATGTCGCCGTCGAGCAGCATCAGATCGGCGACGAGATGGGCGGCAATGCCGAGTCGCCGGCTGCGCAGTTGCGCCCGGGTCTGGCGCAGCCAGTCGCGGCTCTGGCGGATGGCTGCATCGATGCCCTGGTACGCCACGATCGGAAACATGATTCCGCCCCCCGGGTCCTGCGTGACACCGTCCAGGCTGGCGGCGAGGGAAAGGGTGAAGTCCGGGAGATAGTCCAGGCGGGCGCGCTCGATATCGAAACGGTCGGCGCGGATCTCGCGGCGCAACGCGGCGAGATCCGGGTTGCGCCGCACCGCTTGCGCCAGGATCCGGTCCACGTCCCGCCGCCATGCCGGATGGCGCGGGAACCGATCGGGTACGCCCAGCGTCTGCCGTACGGGGCGGCCGAGAATCCGGTTGAGGTCCGCGCGGTCGGCGGGCAACCGGGCAGTCACGGAAACGATCCGGGCACGTAGTTCGGTTCGTTCATCCTCGACCGACAGGGCGGTGGTCGCCGACGTCGCCCCCGTTTCGATGCGTGCCCGGGCGAAGGCGTCGAGTTCGTCGAGCAGGCGCTCGTCCTGGCGCAGGAGGCCAATCATCTCGGTGTCCGCGACCAGCTTGTACCAAGCGTCGAGCGTGTCCCGGCGCACGGCAAACTGCGCACGGCGGTAGTTCCAGCCTGCCGCATAGGCTCGTTGCAGAGCAGCGCGCGCCTGCGTGAGCGGTTTGATCGGCCACTCGATGGGTGCGCTGGACATGTTGGTGAGCTGGAGCATCGAGTTGGCGGCGCTCGTCGCGCCGTTCTGGAGGCCGATGGTCGCACCGAGCATCGGCACGGTCGGCTCGGTTCCCTGCTGCGGAATCTCCTCGATGGCGGCGCGCCACTGCCAGTATGCCGCTTCGACATCGGGACTTTCGATCAGGGCCCGGGCGACCAGCTGCCGCGGTGTCGGTACGGCCGGCAGACGCGGAGGATGGCGCTGCTGCGGCGACGACGCGAACGGCCGGCCCGCTGCGTCGGCCTGCCGCCGCAGCGCCGCTTCTCCCTGCGGAGAGAACGTGCAGCCCGCCGTCGCGACGAGCGCGATCGCCGCGGCCGCCGCGGCAGGCACAAGCAGGCGGTGTCCGTCCCCGGTCTGGTTCAACGCTTTGGTCGTCATGCTCCATCTCCCGCGGCAACGTCCGGATTCACCCCATCGGCAGCGGACGGCGCGAACCGGTTCCGCAGCGCGTAGCCCTTGACCATGTAGTAGAGCGTCGGCAGAACCAGCAACTCCAGCAGGAAACTGGTGATCAGGCCGCAGATCATGGGTAGCGCGAGGTGGCGCATCACGTCCGCGCCCGAACCCTGCGCCCAGAGCAACGGCGCCAGGCCCATCAGTGCCGCGGAGACCGTCATGGTCTTCGGCCGGATGCGGCGGATGGTGCCGGTGTGCACCGCCTCCAGCAGGTCTGCGCGGCTATTCAGGCGGCCGCTCTCTTGCGCCTGCCGCAGGCTCACATCCAGATATACGAGCAGTATGAGACCCATCTCGGCACTGAGCCCCGCGACCGCGACGACGCCGACCCAGACCGCCACCGACAGCTCATAGTGCATGAACCACAGACCCCAGAAGGCGCCGACGAGTCCGAAGGGCACCGCCAACAGCACGCCCGCCGTGCTCACCGCGCTGCCCGTCGCCACATACAGCAGCGCCACGATGCCCAGCAGTACCAGCGGCACCGCCACCGCAAGCCGGTGGTTGGCGGCGCGGATCTGCTCGAACTGGCCGATCCATTCATAGGTGTAGCCGGGCGGAAGCGCGACCGCCGTTGCGATCGCAGCGTCGGCGCGCCGCACGTAGCCGAGCAGGTCCGAAACCTGCGTCGTTACGTTGATGTAGTTGACCGTGCGGGTGTCGTAGCTGTCGATCTCGGGCGGACCGGCGTTGTAGCGGATGTCGGCGACCATGCCCAGCGGGATGCTTCCGCCGTTCGGCAGCATGAGTGGTACCTGGCGCAGTTCGTCGGGGTGGTCGCGCAGGTCGACCGGGTAGCGGAGGTTGATCGGGTAGCGTTCCACGCCGAGCACCATCGTGCTGATCCGGCTACCGCCGATGGCGGAGTCGATGACGCGCTGCACGTCGCCGACCGTCAGCCCATAGCGCGCCGCGACCTTGCGGTCCACCGTGATGTCCAGGTAGTAGCGGCCCAAGGCCTGGTTGGCGATGGCACTCAGGGTGCCGCGTACCGGCGTGATGGCGGCGGCGATGTCGTTGGAGAGCTTGCTCAGCACCGAAAGGCGCGGCCCGGTCACGCGGATTCCGATCAGCGTCTTGCTGCCGCTGTTGACCATGTTGGTCCGGTTGACGACCGGCGCGGTCCAGTAGACCGGCAGGCCGGGGATGTTCAACGCTTCGCTCAAGCCCTCATGCCGGTTGCCGGAGGCGTCGCGATAGCCGTCTTCCAGTTCCTCGAGGCCGATGTGGCGTGTGTCCGGCCAGAAGGTGTCGCGGAACGGCCATTGCAACCACCGCGGCCAGCGCGCGTAAAAGCGCGGGATCGTGACGCTCGGCCATCGATCGCGCGGCTTCAGGTGCACGATGGTATCGAACATGCCGATGGGCGCGTCGTCCGTCGCGGTTTCCGCCCGCCCGGTCTGACCGAACACGCTCGCCACCTCGGGGAAGCGCTGGATGATCTTGTCGGTCTGCTGCAGGAT
This genomic window from Burkholderiales bacterium GJ-E10 contains:
- a CDS encoding p-type conjugative transfer protein TrbJ (Precursor), which produces MKKHTFAILTAGLFGGVAVTPAHAGGGGMGAILGATFPEQIIQEVTLGNQYAQEATQTAQQIQMLYNQTRNLQSIPMMMWPSISGQLMNLVNVIGNAQGLSYATANTAAAVQAQFGTPSGLLPNYGASLQQWTSNFDNQIAGVLQTYHLNSNQFQNTQMTMSMIEQMGQSATGRLQAIQAGNQLAGIAANQVQSLQSDIEAGNQAELNFMAMQAHSMVDQSNTVTPALNAPFAPGAF
- a CDS encoding cagE, TrbE, VirB component of type IV transporter system, with the translated sequence MRLREFRDAAYGLADLLPWAGLVDDGIVLTKAGGLMAGWEYRGPDLDSSTPEELGAMAARLNAALKLGDGWVLHCDAVRGPAPGYAPPGAFADRTTRMIDDVRRAQHESNAAGFASRFVLVVTWFPMPDAAGKTADLFVDGRVKAGAARNLERFRERLRELQDRLSTLVHIRRLADRVDPRSGAVESELLAHLEQCVSLAPEARPFRMNAVPMYLDAVLGHYDLTTGFVPRVGRRSVSCIALAQLPQESFPGILDALSRLPVSYRWSNRFLFLDPGQAGKILNSYRSKWAQKRKSAMNLLRENAGGQATHVDADADRMANDAVQALAEASSGMVLYGYYTSVLLLSHEDPEVLDETTREMVKLIENRGFGARIEDVNAVEAYLGSMPGNTAANVRRPLVHTLNLAHLLPFTSVWSGQERNPCPFYPPASPALLWARTDGATPFRLTLHAGDLGHTAILGPTGSGKSTLLALLAAQHFRYPKAQVFAFDKGYSMLPLCWASGGEHYDIAGESGDLAFCPLGRVDEPAEQVWAADWIEQLCAMQGVSVTPRQRKEIYRAVVHLGQSTERMASRTMTNFLVLLQDQGLRESLQPYSLRGMAGNLLDAETDSLGKNVFQVFEMEHLMNKGEKLVLPVLAYLFHRIEQRFRGEPTLLILDEAWIMLGHPAFKAKIREWLKVLRKANVAVVFATQSLTDLTRSGIADVIFESCPAKIFLPNPEAQTENIRPLYGNVGLNARQIEIVAMATPKRQYYVAHPEGRRLFDLGLSAAELAFVGASGKEDIARIRGLRQALGDAWPAQWLRERGQHQAAQLWESYR
- a CDS encoding RND efflux system, outer membrane lipoprotein, NodT family; translated protein: MTTKALNQTGDGHRLLVPAAAAAAIALVATAGCTFSPQGEAALRRQADAAGRPFASSPQQRHPPRLPAVPTPRQLVARALIESPDVEAAYWQWRAAIEEIPQQGTEPTVPMLGATIGLQNGATSAANSMLQLTNMSSAPIEWPIKPLTQARAALQRAYAAGWNYRRAQFAVRRDTLDAWYKLVADTEMIGLLRQDERLLDELDAFARARIETGATSATTALSVEDERTELRARIVSVTARLPADRADLNRILGRPVRQTLGVPDRFPRHPAWRRDVDRILAQAVRRNPDLAALRREIRADRFDIERARLDYLPDFTLSLAASLDGVTQDPGGGIMFPIVAYQGIDAAIRQSRDWLRQTRAQLRSRRLGIAAHLVADLMLLDGDMRRIGLYETELLPRLRRMAAFAHTDVAQDEAPSDEPVRIERLHIQAQETILDLRLDAARRAADVDALTAARL
- a CDS encoding putative uncharacterized protein (Precursor), with the protein product MKHMQLAILLAGALALPAHAAMDNMPGMGDAHETGNKAHRDPAGQSFMAHGKINRIDAEAGTVNITHGPIQALHWPGMTMGFRVADKSLLKGFKAGDVVDFDLAKAPSGNYVISRIAPSE
- a CDS encoding uncharacterized protein (Precursor); the protein is MKQNRWCASALAMIAVVSPVLVLPAFAHGFAGQRFFPATILTDDPFVADEMSLPTVTGNPPAADGSRETDLGFDLSKRITPDLGMTIGEQWERVLPEGGAVAKGWGALQTGVQYQFFVDEPRESIALVGLNATWANTGRVQALGAPDFTTLSPVFDFGKGFGDLPDSVWYLRPFAVTGNLGFSFPTRAESAGMPNPDSVNYGFALEYSLPYLECCVRDVGLHRPFSQIIPLVEVAYTAPINHVPSSQAIGTIQPGIIWSGQTFQVGMEAVVPATRTTGHGLGWVAQLHFYLDDLFPGGIGRPISEWWQQ
- a CDS encoding phospholipid/glycerol acyltransferase → MRAAARFLLRRAGLAALRVQVAYRAASIERLRAGPVIVCANHVSLLDGVIVALASPVPLVFGVEPDFSRRSPLARCGMVALAALGFGRVVPIDAGSPFGLRALRNALDRGQPVMLFPEGRISDTGRPLPEQPGVAWLAARCRAPVLRVRIRGAERSKFFAKAGSAWWPRIEMEF
- a CDS encoding transposase IS4 family protein; this encodes MYAGKLVFAQIMEFAPWKTFGVLVEKYQGDANVRTFRRIDPFLCMAFAQLTYREPAGHRR
- a CDS encoding copper resistance D transmembrane protein (Copper resistance D,CopD-like,Modular protein) — protein: MLNFPLIGARAVHFASTISLAGIVIFLLFVGEPALRLSSNREAPGAAAFRGRLSRIACFSLAISVLSGAAWLWLLAAEITGSSLIRVISDGTVATLLTRTRFGHDWEARLVMAGLLAAALTRFRRETGWSLPQAVFATALAVLFLGSLVWSGHGGATPGVRGDVHIAADMLHLVSAGAWVGGLLPLALFFSAALRTPGQDWAIIARDATMRFSTLGVASVGTLVITGLFNTWVLVGTMPRLLGTLYGRLLLLKVAAFLVMLALAAFNRMYLTPRLIEANQSGQRRGVEALRQLRRHSLIEMGLGLAVLVLVGALGTISPMQVMDSS
- a CDS encoding p-type conjugative transfer protein TrbL, which translates into the protein MSDEKAAVVRRGHFAAPAVLVLALLLAPMAAHAQLAPVATSSSGFLDQVANQFQGATTTWMSAAQSYAFKIFVSLGALDLAWWAIKQVLKKNDLGDFLAGAALKVASLGFFYTLLTFAPTWMPLIPQSFMQIGQQIGGGGAAGMTPSGVMNMAFGVVDTMYQVYNNAPSGLYHISSNIFLAIVIAATALLALVGFGLVALQLLMTLVEMYLVGGAGLVMLGFTGSGLTSSFGEKYIGYLVSVGVKLLTIYAIIGLGQGLVTNETHYLVQYAQCTGSNCAIHPIDLLSVGTSMLMYGVLGIQVPGLAGSMLNGSPSMTLGNVAGGAAALAAPAAAGVMAAGAAGAVAVGGYAKAMQGLENLAARVGAGAVGSASPAGGIGGTDKLAQLGAITGSAGRAGPAGAIGGSQIGMSGARQAVGGVAGGLGSASGAVSRAAQATAAMAERRGAAQEGAPNRQLAQGRATQSQSGSTRSGAAGPVAANGAVDALGAADSAAAAKDFAGRDPADLLKGAAGAMKDSAGKLHDFAKHDLNRYEGSGGAGIQIRLGHHEGH